From Plectropomus leopardus isolate mb chromosome 4, YSFRI_Pleo_2.0, whole genome shotgun sequence, the proteins below share one genomic window:
- the pcm1 gene encoding pericentriolar material 1 protein isoform X2, translated as MATGGTPFDDSAEELHNWTVTNGSLEDRLNNLDWGVQQKKANRSSEKNKKKLSAAVVESRLTNDISPESTPGAGRRRARTPHSFPHIKYTTQMSVPDQAELDKLRQRINFTDLDERSIGSDSQGRATAANNQRQLAGENKKPYNFLPLHVNTNKSKELLPPSSSAPATPAITKETKKQSPGHRDTLTPLVLSKETPRLSRGCIERVPLALREYGRGEPRIDSSQVVSKLVQIREYISKASSMRDDLVEKNDVPANVERLSHLIDHLKQQEKSYLRFLQKMLTREHDEDDVGTLDSAVGSGSLAESTSLNIEVRSSDASNATGGRPETVRADQKEELENLRKQHELLKKMLEQQEQLRALQGRQEALMAMQDSAEQALAVIEDTVVTETTGSVSGLSITSELNDELNDLIQRFHNQLHDSQTKAVPDNRRQAESLSLSREVCWSRTPQAVGPPQHRPLLHSASGPHTGLDTGATTASAKLTKLQELQDKKQTMDKILQELHSLRDQTLNNNSCRGLSTQCSLSMGGSSDCPSVLCSNGASASTPFHPSLTQHQDSSNSTDKLRKLKEVHKRLNELRELVQYYEQTSDMMVDAVNENVKEDDDDEEEEEEDETEDGSMFEAMFDSEQENRQPVTNIRNPQRGGNWTDLNSLTNRHSVRSSATNNRDGRLNTECEINNRSAANIRSLNIPSTIECQYNRDTPYNQVKDDDDEDEDGLDNDEGAQAVAPDSEASGSSRRSSLGNSGGFAQKVHRHTAKQKLRQLQELVAMVQSDDTDATTANEDEALHQQPNNTRAAAAGSLGAGSKQNPRELTLSSKAREKLYEEKLRQQKQELKQLHEERQKLIEIQGKIQDLQWACPDLQSSVSSTASQQGLLRKAPVAMSTPATVLTSSSSGPKSNSGVLKPTPPEAAAVTDNELWSEMRRHQILREELRQRRKHLESLMAEHQRRSGLSDSPRRIDDSEGLATPSQSVSRDERTMATWGSTPCHLDDDEEDEDEDEDEYHSEMGAEEEEEHEERAESSSDDDIHIYSSSRNQCAYSNRKNQGSNLKPPPAFSGEGSGNPSLHNKTKTKQQQQQPRSLNQSATSQHGGTRRQENLRWASELSFAEGSCQWQEQVSQLQRQLDFSTSMCQTLLQDQQTLSYMLQTLLTGQYSMLPNNMSSPQVHLVMHQLNQCYTQLAWQQNNVQRLKHVLNDLLRQQQQHQQASSSAAGWQTQKHSSYQESSSGPSASPGVFLPFSSTLHPSTNNMSTAALSPLPPSFNLYPLFPAPMGEFPQGATSQATPDHQKHQLDPNTSIKTEYMSFPPPLQRSPLNTTTDRGPPGWLKTSYTNNTVQHHQSKMEPPESPSSSPTFACRHPRAQEFDRESHESFSSMPDPVDPTTITKTFKAGRKASAQANLASRSKTPNSKSRRRRSKGHKNSEGHESDSVSSTADFVQERAALSHQKDQNKSLLDKLTQEKLDSKTKLGNKRNDLSSAYAWRTPFLSNRIACTEAPDASSDFSLFEALRETIYSEVATLISQNESRPHFLIELFHELQLLNTDYLRQRALYSLQDIVTRHLAEKSAAGDQLPPLGPVAWAAGSQSELTPSESLATSDAEVVEKNLRLTQDTMKKRDDVESVDNESTMSTSSNLEPFANDDLGNTVIHLDKALARIREYERMKLKAELNPCNANSAGAGGSEVSTADHPSNHADLVKGGAAGDARCPQIDTQQLDRQIKAIMTEVIPFLKENLDEVCSLQLLTSVRRMVLTLTQQNDESKEFVRFFHRQLGGILQDSLSKFVGRTLKDCGEDLLVEISEILFNELAFFRLMQDLDNSSSIALAAKHKNKNRAEQPIRAKQSLKENTTAGGDKSVSPAYTDEDKDRDEAEQEGESTLQELYLQTEFKNSRSSEASEVEEEDEDEGHGQGIPLSISLSKAETQALTNYGSGEDENEEEEIEEFEAGPVDVQTSLQASADGHVEQDVTVTGTTQSDTQETKAEQSSENDGEINKSVGTVGPTSEDHNMAEGQSLEEEGKAGAAAASQGSSHEVSHDQDVPKESTTTSSPDTDSPVMINVDEMGSGNTSQKSDEEDFVKVDDLPLQLTVMCEEELQKRIVEEQQNNNLSVEILNGNTESLTGLVGNAQALKEPDTVGAQSV; from the exons ATGGCAACCGGAGGCACTCCTTTCGATGACAGTGCAGAAGAGCTGCACAACTGGACTGTAACCAATGGCAGTCTGGAAGATAGACTCAACAACCTG GACTGGGGTGTTCAGCAGAAGAAAGCCAACCGATCATCagagaagaacaagaagaagCTGTCAGCTGCAGTGGTGGAGAGCCGCCTGACTAATGATATTTCACCAGAGTCCACCCCTGGGGCCGGTCGCAGGAGAGCACGCACTCCTCATTCCTTTCCCCACATCAAGTACACCACTCAGATGTCTGTCCCAGACCAAGCTGAGCTGGACAAGCTACGTCAGAGAATCAATTTCACAGACCTGGATGAG AGGAGCATCGGCAGTGACTCCCAGGGGCGTGCCACAGCTGCCAACAACCAGCGCCAGTTAGCTGGAGAGAACAAGAAGCCCTACAACTTCCTACCTCTGCATGTAAACACTAACAAAAGCAAGGAGctgctccctccctcttcctctgccCCAGCCACACCAGCTATCACCAAGGAAACTAAGAAGCAGAGCCCAGGACACAGGGACACATTAACCCCTTTGGTTCTCAGCAAGGAGACTCCAAGGCTCAGCCGTGGTTGCATCGAGAGAGTTCCTTTAGCGCTTAGAGAATATGGGAGAGGAGAGCCGAGAATAGACAGCAGCCag GTGGTGAGCAAACTGGTACAGATCCGCGAGTACATCAGTAAGGCCAGCTCCATGCGGGACGATCTGGTGGAGAAGAATGATGTGCCGGCCAACGTGGAGCGCCTCTCCCATCTCATCGACCACCTCAAGCAGCAGGAGAAGTCCTATTTACGGTTCCTGCAGAAAATGCTG ACACGAGAGCATGATGAGGATGATGTGGGGACCCTAGACTCTGCTGTTGGCTCAGGTTCACTAGCAGAGAGCACTTCTCTTAACATTGAGGTCCGCTCTTCAGATGCCTCAAATGCAACG GGTGGTAGGCCAGAAACAGTGCGAGCTGACCAGAAGGAAGAGTTGGAGAATTTGCGTAAGCAGCATGAGCTGCTGAAGAAGATgctggagcagcaggagcagctcaGGGCCCTGCAGGGTCGACAGGAAGCACTAATGGCCATGCAGGACAGTGCAGAGCAGGCACTTGCTGTGATTGAAGACACTG ttGTCACAGAAACCACAGGCAGTGTTTCTGGTCTGAGCATCACATCAGAACTGAATGATGAGTTAAATGATTTGATCCAGCGGTTCCACAATCAGCTACATGACTCTCAG ACTAAAGCAGTGCCAGACAACCGTCGCCAGGCGGAGAGCCTTTCCCTCTCTAGAGAGGTGTGCTGGTCTAGGACTCCCCAGGCTGTTGGTCCACCTCAACACCGGCCTCTCCTCCACTCTGCCTCTGGTCCCCACACTGGTCTAGACACAGGAGCAACAACTGCCAGTGCCAAACTAACTAAGCTCCAAGAACTCcaagacaaaaagcaaactATGGACAAGATCCTGCAGGAGCTGCATTCACTCAGAGACCAGACACTCAACAACAACTCAT GTCGTGGCTTGTCAACACAGTGCAGTCTTAGTATGGGAGGATCTTCAGATTGTCCATCTGTTCTCTGCTCGAATGGGGCGTCGGCTTCCACTCCCTTTCATCCTTCACTCACGCAACACCAGGACAGCTCCAATTCCACAGACAAGCTCAg GAAGCTAAAGGAGGTCCACAAGCGTTTGAATGAGCTGCGGGAACTGGTTCAGTACTACGAGCAGACCTCTGATATGATGGTGGATGCGGTCAATGAGAATGTGaaagaggatgatgatgatgaggaagaggaggaggaagacgagaCAGAGGACGGTTCTATGTTTGAGGCCATGTTTGACTCTGAGCAGGAGAACCGCCAGCCTGTAACTAACATCAG AAACCCGCAGCGCGGTGGGAACTGGACAGACCTGAACAGCCTGACCAACAGACACAGCGTCAGGAGCAGTGCCACAAACAACCGTGATGGCAGACTCAACACTGAGTGTGAGATCAACAACCGGTCAGCAGCCAACATCCGCAGTCTCAACATCCCCTCGACCATAG AGTGTCAGTACAATAGAGACACCCCCTATAATCAGGTgaaggatgatgatgatgaggatgaagatGGTCTCGATAATGATGAGGGGGCACAGGCTGTGGCTCCAGACAGTGAGGCATCGGGGTCCAGTCGAAGAAGCAGTCTGGGGAACAGTGGGGGTTTTGCCCAGAAGGTTCATCGGCACACAGCGAAGCAGAAACTCCGGCAGCTTCAGGAGCTGGTGGCCATGGTTCAG AGTGACGACACTGATGCCACAACAGCTAATGAGGATGAAGCTTTACACCAACAGCCAAATAAcaccagagctgctgctgctgggtcTTTGGGGGCCGGATCTAAACAGAATCCCAGAGAGCTCACTCTCTCCAGCAAGGCCAG GGAGAAGCTGTATGAGGAGAAGCTGCGTCAGCAAAAGCAGGAGCTGAAGCAGCTGCACGAAGAGCGCCAGAAGCTCATTGAAATCCAAGGCAAAATCCAGGACCTGCAGTGGGCTTGCCCTGACCTCCAg TCATCTGTGTCAAGCACAGCGAGTCAGCAGGGCTTGCTGAGGAAGGCTCCAGTTGCAATGTCCACTCCGGCCACTGTTCTGACATCCTCATCTTCTGGACCTAAAAGTAACTCTGGTGTGCTCAAACCCACTCCTCCTGAAGCAGCTGCAGTCACTGACAATGAG CTATGGTCTGAGATGCGTCGCCACCAGATCTTGCGAGAAGAACTGCGACAGCGCAGAAAGCACTTAGAGTCCTTGATGGCGGAACACCAGAGGCGTAGTGGTCTCAGTGACTCTCCCAGACGGATTGATGACTCAGAGGGACTCGCTACACCCTCACAGTCTGTTAGTAGGGATGAAAG GACAATGGCAACCTGGGGATCCACTCCCTGCCAccttgatgatgatgaagaggatgaagatgaggacGAAGATGAATATCACTCAGAGATGggtgcagaggaggaagaggagcatgAAGAACGTGCAGAGAGCAGCTCTGATGATGATATCCACATCTACTCATCTAGCAGGAACCAATGCGCCTACAGTAACAGGAAGAACCAAGGAAG caaCCTGAAGCCTCCACCAGCCTTCTCAGGTGAAGGCAGTGGGAATCCATCCCTTCATAACAAGACTAAGaccaaacagcaacaacagcagcccAGAAGTTTGAACCAGTCTGCTACGAGCCAGCATGGAGGTACACGGCGACAAGAGAATCTCCGCTGGGCCTCTGAGCTTTCCTTCGCCGAGGGCTCATGCCAGTGGCAGGAACAGGTCAGCCAGCTGCAGAGACAGCTGGACTTCAGCACCAGCATGTGTCAGACACTCCTGCAGGACCAGCAG ACACTCTCTTATATGTTGCAAACCCTGCTGACAGGTCAGTACAGTATGTTACCGAACAACATGTCATCACCACAGGTCCACCTGGTCATGCACCAGCTCAACCAGTGTTACACCCAGTTGGCTTGGCAGCAAAACAATGTACAAAG ACTAAAGCACGTCCTAAATGACCTTCTTCGccagcaacagcagcatcagcaggcCTCCTCTTCAGCAGCAGGTTGGCAGACACAGAAGCACAGCTCATACCAGGAGTCCAGCTCTGGCCCCTCAGCCTCCCCCGGTGTCTTCCTCCCCTTCTCCTCTACCCTGCATCCCTCAACCAACAACATGTCAACTGCTGCATTATCCCCACTCCCTCCCA gctTTAACTTATATCCACTTTTCCCTGCTCCCATGGGCGAGTTCCCCCAGGGTGCAACAAGTCAGGCAACCCCTGACCACCAGAAGCATCAGTTAGACCCCAACACCTCTATCAAAACAGAGTATATGAGCTTCCCTCCTCCGCTGCAGCGTTCTCCTCTTAACACGACTACAGACAGAGG ACCACCTGGCTGGCTTAAGACCTCCTACACAAACAACACCGTCCAGCATCACCAATCTAAAATGGAGCCCCCTGagtctccctcctcctccccaacTTTCGCCTGTCGCCACCCCCGAGCCCAAGAATTTGACAGGGAATCCCATGAAAGCTTCAGTAGCATGCCTGATCCTGTTGATCCCACCACCATCACAAAGACTTTTAAGGCTGGGCGCAAGGCCTCTGCACAAGCCAACCTGGCCTCAAGAAGCAAGACGCCCAATTCTAAGAGCCGTCGCAGGAGGAGCAAAGGGCACAAGAACAGTGAAG GCCATGAGAGTGACAGTGTTAGCAGCACTGCAGACTTTGTCCAGGAGAGGGCAGCCTTATCGCATCAGAAGGATCAGAACAAGAGTCTGTTGGACAAGCTGACTCAAGAGAAACTTGACAGCAAAACTAAGCTCGGAAACAAACGAAATGACCTCTCCTCTG CCTATGCTTGGAGAACACCCTTCCTCTCTAACAGAATTGCATGCACAGAAGCACCAG ATGCAAGCAGTGACTTCTCACTGTTCGAGGCACTGAGGGAGACCATCTACTCTGAGGTGGCTACTTTGATATCCCAAAATGAGTCCCGTCCACATTTTCTCATCGAACTCTTCcatgagctgcagctgctcaACACAGACTACTTGCGGCAGAGGGCGCTGTATTCCCTACAG GATATAGTGACCAGACACCTGGCAGAGAAGAGTGCAGCCGGGGACCAGCTGCCCCCTCTTGGTCCTGTGGCGTGGGCTGCAGGCTCTCAGTCTGAGCTCACACCCAGTGAGAGTCTGGCAACCAGTGATGCA gAGGTGGTGGAGAAAAACCTGAGGCTCACACAAGACACCATGAAGAAGAGAGATGACGTCGAATCTGTGGACAATGAAAGCACCATGTCAACCTCCTCGAACCTGGAGCCGTTTGCAAACGATGACCTGG GCAACACGGTGATTCATTTAGACAAAGCTCTGGCCAGAATTAGGGAGTATGAGCGCATGAAGCTTAAAGCTGAGTTAAACCCCTGCAACGCCAACTCTGCAGGTGCTGGTGGCTCTGAAGTCTCAACTGCTGATCATCCTTCTAACCATGCTGACCTTGTGAAAG gaggagcagctggtGATGCACGCTGCCCTCAGATTGACACCCAGCAGTTGGATCGTCAGATCAAAGCCATCATGACAGAAGTCATTCCTTTCCTTAAG gAAAACCTGGATGAGGTGTGTTCCCTCCAGCTGTTAACATCTGTCCGGCGCATGGTCCTCACTCTAACCCAACAGAATGATGAAAGCAAGGAGTTTGTCCGCTTTTTCCACAGACAGCTGGGAGGCATACTGCAG GATTCTCTCAGTAAATTTGTGGGCCGTACTCTGAAGGACTGCGGGGAGGACCTACTGGTGGAGATTTCTGAGATCCTCTTCAATGAACTCGCCTTCTTTAGGCTCATGCAGGATTTGgataacagcagcagcatcgcCTTGGCAGCCAAacacaagaataaaaatagGGCTGAGCAACCCATAAGAGCAAAGCAGAGTTTAAAG GAAAACACTACAGCTGGTGGTGATAAATCAGTTTCTCCAGCCTACACAGATGAAGACAAG GACCGAGATGAGGCTGAGCAGGAAGGCGAGTCTACGCTCCAGGAGCTCTACCTACAGACAGAGTTTAAGAACAGCAGGAGCAGTGAAGCttcagaggtggaggaggaagatgaggatgaAGGGCATGGACAGGGAATCCCTTTGTCAATCA GTCTTTCCAAAGCAGAGACTCAGGCCCTGACAAACTATGGCAGCGGAGAGGATGAGAACGAGGAGGAAGAAATCGAGGAGTTTGAAGCCGGACCTGTTGATGTCCAAACGTCTTTGCAGGCTTCTGCTGATGGACACGTGGAGCAGGATGTCACTGTTACA GGGACGACACAGAGCGACACCCAGGAGACTAAAGCTGAACAGAGTTCAGAGAATGATGGTG aAATCAACAAGTCGGTTGGGACTGTGGGTCCCACATCAGAGGACCATAACATGGCAGAGGGCCAGAGTCTTGAGGAGGAGGGTaaagctggagctgctgctgcctcacaAGGAAGCTCCCATGAAGTCTCCCATGATCAGGATGTCCCCAAGGAGTCGACTACGACGAGCAGCCCTGACACAGACTCACCCGTCATGATCAATGTAGAT GAGATGGGCTCAGGTAACACCAGTCAGAAATCTGATGAGGAAGACTTCGTGAAGGTGGATGATTTGCCATTGCAGCTTACAGTCATGTGTGAG GAGGAACTACAGAAGAGAATAGTGGAGGAGCAGCAAAATAACAACCTGTCTGTAGAGATTCTCAATGGGAACACTGAATCGCTGACTGGGCTGGTGGGAAACGCGCAGGCACTGAAGGAACCAG aCACTGTTGGTGCCCAGAGTGTGTAA